The window AGGAGCTCGTGCTGTTCCGCACCCGCAAGGGCAAGGCGGGTCTGCTGCACCCGCGCTGCATCCACCGCGGCTCGTCGCTGTTCTACGGCGGGGTCGAGGACGAGGGCATCCGCTGCTGCTACCACGGCTGGGTGTTCGACACCGAGGGGCACTGCCTGGAGCAGCCGTGCGAGCCCGACCTGGGACTGCACCGCGATCGCGTACGCCAGCCGTGGTACCCCGTCGAGGAGCAGTACGGCCTGATCTGGGCCTACATGGGCCCGCCCGACAAGAAGCCGGTGCTGCCGCGCTACGACACGCTCGAGGAGCTGGCCGCCGACGAGCAGCTCATCGTGAACGACCAGGGCGTGGGCGGAGGCGGCCCGGCACAGCTCGACTTCAACTGGCTGCAGCACTGGGAGAACGTGATGGACCCGTTCCACGTGCCGATCCTGCACGCCCGGTTCAGCGGCAACCAGTTCACGCCGGAGATGGCGCTGATCCCCGAGGTCGAGTACGAGTACACGCCGCTGGGCGTTCGGAGCATCCAGATGCGCGACCTCGGCGACGGCCGGCAGCTGCGCCGCGTGACCGAGGTGATCTTCCCGAACCTGCGCGTGGTGGCGAGCCCCAAGCTCGCCTCCGGACAGACGAACATGATCGGCTGGGTGGTGCCGATGGACGACACCAACTTCCGCATCTTCACGGTCGCGCGCGACAGCGACCCCGACTTCCTCACCAAGCTGCGCTCCACCCACGAGGGCAAGCCGTGGAAGGAGCTCACCGACCTGGAGCACCAGCGGCTGCCCGGCGACTACGAGGCGCAGAAGTCGCAGGGCGCCATCTCGCTGCACTCCGAGGATCACCTCACCACCACCGACCAGGGCATCGCGATGATCCGGCGCATGATGGCCAAGCAGCACCGGGCCGTGGCGGGCGGCGGCGACCCGGTGGGCGTGTTCTTCGACGAGTCGGAGCGGCTGATCCGCATCGAGGGTGGCAACTACTTCGAGGGCGCGCCCGACGCGCCGCTGCTCGCCGACGCGGTGGACGACTGACATGGCCAAGTACACGGCGCGGCCGCCCCGCGGGGACCGTCCGGTCCTCGTGCTGGGCATCAGCGACGTCGTCGTGATCGAGGGCGAGCCGGCCGTGCCGGTGAGCACGCACCACCTGTCGGCGTGGGGGCGGTGGGTGCGCGACGTCGCCATCCCCGACGCCGCGGCGCAGCGGCTGCACGAGCTGGCGGAGCACTTCGACATCGTGTGGGCGTCGGAGTGGGGCCACAACGCGCACACCGCGTTCCGCGAGCCGCTCGAGCTGCCGGAGGAGCCGTGGCCGTTCCTGCCCGTGCAGTTCGACAAGCTCGCGCACATCCGCCGGTACGCGGACGGTCTGCCGTGGATCTGGGTCGACGATCCGCTCGTCGACCTGAGCGGCGAGCCGCCCCGGTGCGACGACGGCATCGTGGTGCGCGTGGACCCGGCCGCCGGCATCCTCAGCCTGGACGTCGACGAGCTGCTGACGAAGACGCGCGAGCTGGTCGAGCGTCGCGCCGAGGAAGACGAGGAGAACGCATGACGGATGCCGTCGCGATCGTGGGAGGGCGGGTCGTCACGGGCCTGGGCGAGGAGATCGAGAGCGGCACCGTGCTGCTGTCCGACGGGCGCATCGAGGCCGTCGGCACAGGGCTCGCCGTGCCCGAGGGCGCCCGGGTGATCGACGCCGCCGGATGCTGGGTGCTGCCCGGCCTCATCGACCCGCACAGCCACATCGGCGCGCACGAGGAGGCCAACGGCCCCGCCGGGTTCGACGGCAGCGAGGTCTCGTCGCCGGTCACCGCCGGCGTGCGGGCCGTCGACGCCGTCAACATCGAGGACATCGCCTTCCGCGACGCGCTCGCCGGTGGCATCACCGCCGTGGTCGTGAAGCCGGGATCGGGCAACCCGATCGGCGGGCAGAGCGTCGCCATCAAGACGGCGGGAGGGCGCTCGGTCGACGAGCAGGTGATCCGCGCGGCGCTCGGCATGAAGTCGGCGCTCGGCGAGAACCCCAAGCAGGCCTACGGGGAGCGCAAGCAGCTGCCATCGACCCGGCTCGGCATCGCCCTCGTCATCCGTCAGGCGCTGCGCGACGCGCAGGACTACGCGGTCCGGCGTGACAAGGCCCGCGCCGACGGCACGCCGTTCGCCGTGGACCTCGGAAAGCAGGCGCTCACGGAAGCCCTCGACGGCACGCTCACGTGGGAGCAGCACGCGCACCGGCACGACGACATCGCCACGGCGCTGCGCATCGCCGACGAGTTCGGGCTGCGCCTCGTCCTCAATCACGGCACCGAGGCGCACAAGCTCGCCGGCATCCTCGCCGCGCGCGACGTGCCCGTGATCTACGGACCCATCCTGTCGAGCCGCTCCAAGGTGGAGGTACGCGAAGCCGATCCCGCGAACCTCGCCGCGCTCGCCGCGGCGGGTGTGCGCGTGGCGCTCACCACCGACCACCCGGTCGTGCCCATCGGCCTGCTCGCGATGCAGGCGGCCGTGGCCGTGCGGGCCGGGCTGCCGAGGGAGACCGCGCTCGCGGCGATGACCTCGACGGCCGCGGCCATCGCCGGCATCGACGACCGGGTCGGCGCGCTGGAGCCCGGCCGCGACGCGGATGTGGTTCTGTGGACCGGAGACCCGCTCGACGTCGCCTCGACCGTGCGGGAGGTGCTCATCGACGGGCGCACGGTGTACTCGGCGCCATCCGCGGCGCAGGAGGGGAACGGATGACGCTGCACGACGACGCCGCACGCCTGCAGCCGGAGCTGGTGGAGCTGCGCCGTCGTCTGCACCGCATCCCCGAGCCCGGGTTCGACCTGCCGCTGACGCAGCGCGCCGTGCTCGACGCGATCGACGGCCTTGGCCTGGAGATCACGACCGGATCGGACCTCAGCTCGGTCACGGCCGTGCTGCGCGGCGCGACCGACGGCCCGTCCGTGCTCCTGCGCGGAGACATGGACGCGCTCGCCATCGTCGAGGAGACCGGCCTCGAGTACGCGTCGGCGAACGGGGCGATGCACGCGTGCGGGCACGACCTGCACGTGGCCGGACTCGTGGGGGCCGCACGCCTGCTCGCCGGGCGGCGCGACCGCATCGCCGGCTCCGTCGTCTTCATGTTCCAGCCCGGCGAGGAAGCGGGCGGCGGGGCTCCGCTCATGATCCGCGACGGCGTGCTCGACGCCGCGGGCACGCGGGTCGAGGCCGCCTACGGCATCCACGTGGGTCCGGGCGCGCGCGGCACGTTCCAGCTGAAGTCCGGCACGATCATGGCGGGCGCCAACGTGCTGCGGGTGCGCGTGCACGGGAGGGGAGGGCACGGGTCGAGGCCGCAGCAGGCCGTGGATCCCGTGCCCGTGGTGGCCGAGCTGATCCTCGCCCTGCAGTCCTGGGTCACGCGCCGCATCGACGTGTTCGATCCCGTGGTGCTGTCGGTCACGACGCTGTACGCGGGGGAGATCACGAATGTGATCCCCGAGGACGCGGGCTTCGCGGCGACCCTGCGCACGCTGTCCGAGGCGTCGATCGCGCAGGCGCAGGCCGAGCTGCCGCCGCTGATCGAGCGCATCGCCGCGGCGCACGGCTGCACGGCCGACGTCGAGGTGATCGTCGGCTATCCGGTCACGGTCAACACGGCCGAGGAGACGGCGGCGGCGGCAGCGGTGCTCCGCGCCGAGTTCGGCGAGGACCGCGTGGACGAGATCGATGCGCCCTGGATGGCGTCGGAGGACTTCTCGTTCGTGCTCAGGGAGGTGCCAGGCACGTTCCTGTTCCTGTGCGCGACCCCGCCGGATGTGGACCAGGACGACATCCCGATGAACCACTCGCCGCATGCGCGGTTCGACGACGCGGTGCTGGGCGATCAGGCCGCGGCTCTCGCGGCGCTCGCCTGGCGCCACGTCGGAGTCGGCGACGCCTAGGCGCCCGTCGTTTCGTCGCCGGGGTGCTCCCTGAGTGAGCGGAGCGAGACGAGGGGCGCGCGCGTCAGCGACCGAGCGTGCGGTGGTCCAGCACGGCCTTGCGGCCGACCTTCACATCGCCGGAGCGGATCGCGTCGATCAGGGCCTCATGGATGCGCAGGCGCTCGTCGGTGTCCTGCCTGAAGCCCGGCACGGCCAGGGCGTCGTCGGTCGCGGCCCCCGCGGTCTCACCCTCGATGTAGTCGACGAGGTTGAGGTAGAACGTGCGCAGCACGGCGTTGGGGGAGATCTCGGCGATCCGCCGGTGCAGCCGCCAGTTGCCGTGCAGGCCCTCGATGGGGTCGTGCCAGTGCTCGGTCAGCTCCGCCATCACGGCTTCGAGGTCGGCGATGTCGGCGTCCGTGCGGTGCTGCACCGCGTCCTGCATGACGGCCTCGTCGAGCGCGTCCAGCACCTTGATCACGTCGTTCACCGGAGCACCGGTCTGCCGCAGCCGCAGCACGCTGTGCGCGAGGCGGATCAGCGGGGACTGGTCGGCGACGAAGATGCCGCCACCGGGACCCGGGCGCAGATCGACCGAGCCGCGCGCCCGCAGCACCCGCAGCGCCTCGCCGAGCGTGGCCGGCGCCAC of the Microbacterium sufflavum genome contains:
- a CDS encoding amidohydrolase: MTDAVAIVGGRVVTGLGEEIESGTVLLSDGRIEAVGTGLAVPEGARVIDAAGCWVLPGLIDPHSHIGAHEEANGPAGFDGSEVSSPVTAGVRAVDAVNIEDIAFRDALAGGITAVVVKPGSGNPIGGQSVAIKTAGGRSVDEQVIRAALGMKSALGENPKQAYGERKQLPSTRLGIALVIRQALRDAQDYAVRRDKARADGTPFAVDLGKQALTEALDGTLTWEQHAHRHDDIATALRIADEFGLRLVLNHGTEAHKLAGILAARDVPVIYGPILSSRSKVEVREADPANLAALAAAGVRVALTTDHPVVPIGLLAMQAAVAVRAGLPRETALAAMTSTAAAIAGIDDRVGALEPGRDADVVLWTGDPLDVASTVREVLIDGRTVYSAPSAAQEGNG
- a CDS encoding aromatic ring-hydroxylating dioxygenase subunit alpha, coding for MDTGTAYGLRLGQPLNELAQVGPGTPYGEVLRRYWHPVAKVEDATTRPLSLRVLGEELVLFRTRKGKAGLLHPRCIHRGSSLFYGGVEDEGIRCCYHGWVFDTEGHCLEQPCEPDLGLHRDRVRQPWYPVEEQYGLIWAYMGPPDKKPVLPRYDTLEELAADEQLIVNDQGVGGGGPAQLDFNWLQHWENVMDPFHVPILHARFSGNQFTPEMALIPEVEYEYTPLGVRSIQMRDLGDGRQLRRVTEVIFPNLRVVASPKLASGQTNMIGWVVPMDDTNFRIFTVARDSDPDFLTKLRSTHEGKPWKELTDLEHQRLPGDYEAQKSQGAISLHSEDHLTTTDQGIAMIRRMMAKQHRAVAGGGDPVGVFFDESERLIRIEGGNYFEGAPDAPLLADAVDD
- a CDS encoding M20 metallopeptidase family protein; its protein translation is MTLHDDAARLQPELVELRRRLHRIPEPGFDLPLTQRAVLDAIDGLGLEITTGSDLSSVTAVLRGATDGPSVLLRGDMDALAIVEETGLEYASANGAMHACGHDLHVAGLVGAARLLAGRRDRIAGSVVFMFQPGEEAGGGAPLMIRDGVLDAAGTRVEAAYGIHVGPGARGTFQLKSGTIMAGANVLRVRVHGRGGHGSRPQQAVDPVPVVAELILALQSWVTRRIDVFDPVVLSVTTLYAGEITNVIPEDAGFAATLRTLSEASIAQAQAELPPLIERIAAAHGCTADVEVIVGYPVTVNTAEETAAAAAVLRAEFGEDRVDEIDAPWMASEDFSFVLREVPGTFLFLCATPPDVDQDDIPMNHSPHARFDDAVLGDQAAALAALAWRHVGVGDA
- a CDS encoding FadR/GntR family transcriptional regulator, with the protein product MASTQEEARTFQRVAPAQSVADRVVTEVEAMIKTEGLEPGHRIGTRQELCEQFGVAPATLGEALRVLRARGSVDLRPGPGGGIFVADQSPLIRLAHSVLRLRQTGAPVNDVIKVLDALDEAVMQDAVQHRTDADIADLEAVMAELTEHWHDPIEGLHGNWRLHRRIAEISPNAVLRTFYLNLVDYIEGETAGAATDDALAVPGFRQDTDERLRIHEALIDAIRSGDVKVGRKAVLDHRTLGR